Genomic segment of Panthera leo isolate Ple1 chromosome B2, P.leo_Ple1_pat1.1, whole genome shotgun sequence:
TCGGGATCGCAACTTCACACTTTTTGCAAATAGCTAAAGAGAAGggggaataaaggaaggaagaagagagagaagtgggaatggagagagaaggggaagaaaggaaggaaaggtaaCTAGAAATGGCCCATGAAGGAACAGCCATGAGAGAGCGGCGACAGATTCCCGTCGTCAGTCATCCCCTCAGCTACAGTTCTCTCTCTTCCATGGTTACCAGGAAGGGAATAGAGAGACTATTTTGAGACCATTTGAGCCTCTCGCATTGCAATGTATGGCCAGTTGTGCACAGGCTAAATTTCACTATCTttgcttttgtgctttttgtgaCAAAGCAGATCAAACAAAAACTACTGTTTCCCATGTGACCTCCCAATGAATGTGAACCCACACctctcttcattttaaattaaatggaaCATTTTGGTCCCACCATTGACCCATTACTTTGGGGTTATACTACAGAAAGAAGGAACGTTTTTAAAAGTGACAAAATGATGACAAATGGACCATTAACAACAGACATACATCTTGAGGACACTCATGATGCAGTAAAAGAGAGTGACAtagatttttatgtataaaacttctggggcgtctgggtggttcagtccgttaaggagcctactcttgatttcaacttgggtcatgatctcatggctcgtgagactgtgccccacatcaggctctgcactaatggtgaacagctgtttgggattctctctctctccctctctctctgcccctctcccgctcccgctcccacgtgcatgttctctttctctctcaaaataaataaataatttttttaaaattctgaagggACTTCTAATTCTGTTGCTGCAATAGACGCATTACAGGAAACCACAGTCCAGACCCAATCAACCAGACATAAAATTGCTACGACTTCAAAAAGGAAGTATACAAGTACCACAGCACCTTCGGTCTTCGAACCTCTTGGCCATATAACATCTCATCTGGTGTTTCCAACACTAGGATTCTGTGAACGCAGGATTGCAGTTTGCAGGAATTCAACTTTAAAACCCctaacctggggcgcctgggtggctcaatcggttaagcgtccgacttcggctcgggtcatgatctcacagttcgtgagttcaagccccgagtcaggctctgtgctgatggctcagagcctggagcctgtttcagattctgtgtctccctctctctctgacgtcccccgttcatgctctgtctctctctgtctcaaaaataaataaacgttaaaaaaaaaaaaaattaaaacccctAATCTAAGTCCATAGTAGGTAAAGAGGGGTGAGTGGGGCCAAATAAAGGAGAGGCTCTTGTTGGGAAAATGGATGGGAACCAATAGCCCCGCATCAGAGTGCTGAAGGTCTATAAGGCACTCAGGATCACAGCCAGGGTTGCTAAGGTAGGGAGAGATAAGTGATGTCCTACATGTACATGATCTCTTATAGAGCACGCCCCAGGGCTAGGTGATTTTATCCCCTCTCATCCTCATGAACAACTCAGTGTGAAATGGGTGAGGATCACAAAAAGCTCTTATTATACAGGATTATCTGCTGCCCAGAACTCACTGCAATCAGATCAACAAGGTATTGTTTCTAGagccctctctgagcccctggGACGGTTATCAAACAGAACCTCGCTTTGTAATGGGATTTTACCTGGTTGGACCTTTGAGAATAGCAATTTGGAAAGAAGAGACCTTCCTTAGGTCTTCACACTTTTTGCAATATAAACATTGCAATGCAAAAACCTGGGGGAAAAGTTTAAATACGGGAAGAGATCATTGTACCCGAATGAGACTACTGTGATTTAGCTGGAAAAGCATAATCCCGAAGTACTGATTTGAATGCAGGAGTTATGGTTTTATTTGACTTGgcacttccattcttttttacaAGACAGGAGATTGTTTCAAGGACACAGGCATGGGACACAAGGGCACGGGACACAAGGTGGTCCTAAGAATGCCTAAAGGTCACTGAATTAAGCTGCTTTCTACTGCCGACCAGTTTTACTTCTTCAACTCGAAGTGTTCTCAAGAATTCTGACAGCTATGACCGCGATCTAATCTGTAAGTGCAAATACTACAGGAATGGAGTCACTTTTTTAATAAGGTAGGAGGAGGGTTCCGGACACTTACGGAATCCAGCAAGATGTTCTTTGCTCGTGTTCTCCTAATTAGATATATCAGAACAAGTGTCCTGACTGGCCATTTAGAGGGCAATTCAATGAAATAGCTGATCCTAGACCGATCCTGGACCAGAGGAAAAAGGTACGCTATCCATCGAGGGCTTTACTGGGTCAACTGACAGCACTGGAATATGGGCGGTGAATTAAAATACtgtatccaaaaaataaataaataaagaaacccaGGAGCTCTTGataacgttaaaaataaataaataaataaataaataaataaataaataaataaataaaataaaaaatactgtatccATGTTAAATTTATTAAGTTTGAAAATGACTACATTTTTTAAGGAGAgtatccttggggcgcctgggtggctcagtcagttaagcgtccaacttcagctcaggtcacgatctcaccctttgtgggttcgagccccacgtcaggctctgtgctgacagctcggagcctggagaccacttccgattctgtgtctccctctctctctgcccctcccctgctcgcactctgtctctctctgtctctcaaaaataaacatttaaaaacttaatttaaaaaaatttaaaaaatatagagactATCCTTACTGTTAAGAAATGTATACTAACGTACCTAGGCTTAAAGGACCATGAAATGACTCAGAAAAATTATTGTAGGCATGCACATATGTATGTAGGTCTTCCTTAACTTGTGATGGGGTAacatcctgataaacccatcGCAGGTTGAAAGTATCATTTAATAcagtaagttgaaaatgcatgtAATACACCTAACTCATTATTCTCaactaagagaaaaatacacCTCACCTATCAAACATCACGGCTAAGCCTAGCCTACCTTAGACATACTCGAACACTTACATTAGcgtacagttgggcaaaatcatctcacACCAAGCCtagtttataataaagtgttgagtACCTCGTGTAATTTACTGCATACTTCACTTTCActgaaagtgaaaaccagaatggTTATTTGGGTACATCAGGGTTATAAGTGTATTGGTTGTGCACCCCCGTGACCACGTGGCTGAGAGATGCCTGTCACCCAGCATCATGACAGAGTATCATTCTGCACATCACTGGCCCAGAAAGACCAGAATTCACAATCTGAAGTACAATTTGGAGCgaatgtgtatatgtatcacTTTGGCAACGTCCGTAATGTCAAAACACCTGAAGTTGAACCATCATTAAGTCGGGGACAGTCTGCATATATACACTACGTATTATGTaacactattttatatatattatataacattatgCTATATGTAACAAACTCGTCTGTGTTATGTCACAACACAACACAAAGTctgtatgtaattttatataaaaagagcAAATAAGCAAAAGGACAAAAGTTAACCACCGGTCGATCTGGGCACAGGTATATCGGTATTCTTTGTACTATTGCCAATATTTCCATAAGTCTGAAATTATGTCCAAATAAAACTACGTTTTATGAAAAAGGAGGGGAGAATTAATTGAAGACTTCCTTCCCCAGCTGGGTTGCCTGCAAAGAGACATCTTATTCAAATCTATGCAGGCTCTATCCCAAACAGGATGTTCCCCCCAGTCTGATTTTCACTCAGACTagcaaaaggaagcaaaatgagttttgggttgttttttttttaactttccctaaatttctgattataaaaattgCATGAGCTTATTATAGAAAATTcggggaaaagaacagaaaactaaTAAAGAAGGGGAAAACAGCACTCAAACATTCCACTATACCCCACCAAACTggaagaaacattatttttattctggcgtatttcttttcagtcttttcccAACATTTTAAGAGAACCAGGATTATATTGTGTAAAGTGCGTAGCCTGGGTTGgctatgttgtttttcttttaagctagTGTAAACATTTCCCTATGTCGCGGGTAAAAAGAACAACACCTCATTAAATCGTCAATGTCAACACTGTATTCCACTACATGGATATGCcataatttacttattcatttccCTAAAACTAGGCCtttgattattttcagtttttatttattacacaACATGCTGAGTTAAAAGTTTAAGGTCTTTGggctcaaatcttttttttagtatttccgCTCTATGCCTTTATGAGAGATTCACAAAAACTGAATTACTGGGGCAAAgggcataaacatttttaagactcaACACAGgggttcccgggtggctcagtcggtcgagcgtctgactcttgatttcggctcaggttgtgatcccactGGATTGAGCCCCCGAGGAATCAAAGAAAGGGAAATTACTACCACAAGTTAAAAACTGCACTCGTCACATCAAACTTAGCTGCTGGGACACGTCCTGTTAGCTGTTTTTAGCCTtcgaaaaaaggaaaaactgaaatattCTACCCTGTATCAGCACACACTGACCACTCGGTAGAAGACACAGGGTCCAGCTTCGGATGATAACCAGTAGAGTAAGCTTTGGGTGTCTATAATCTAAAAGACTTTCCTATCCTCCTGATAGAAATGGGATCCTCAAAACACAAGGAGGGGAAAAGCACTTGTGAGAAAGTGACAGGAATCTAAAAGCAAGGTTCAGATTCAAAAAGGCAAACTTAACGAAGACAAGATGGGTTTTTCGCCCTCTATTTTTCCAGCAGCCTCGTATTGTAGAAGCAAGGGACCTAACAGTCAGGAGATACGGAGTCAGTCCCATCTGGGCTGAACAAACAACCAGCCTGGGTCAAGGACACAGCCAAACTTCCCTGAACTCTATCTCCCCGCTTGTTAAATGATACGGTTGAACAAAGTCCCTAAGGGTCATTCTCAGGTCTCTGATTTGTCAACATTCTCCTTTAAATGTGCCGGGGAGAAAAGGGCAGAGTGGTTATTGTCTGTGAATGTATTACGTCAAATGCGGACCACCTCATTTTTCATAGCACAACTAGAGCCAACAGCACATGGTATACAGTAGCTTCCAGAAACTTTGCATTTCCCACTCCTTCAGGCAGCAAGGACTAAGAAAGGACAGGCATGGGGATCTGTgagcaaggagaaaagaaggCTCACCATGGCCATTGCAGTAGTAGATCCACTTCTCCCGGTTCTGGGTTGGGGTCATGGATTTCTTCAGCCCTGCCTTTTCCACAATGGCGCTCGGATCCTGCCGGGGCCCCTTTTTCAGAGTCCTTGAGCTTTTCCGGATACTGCATACCACTATCACCACAAGCACCAGCAGCAGGAAAAGCACAATCATCCAGGGCAAATGTTCATTGATGTCAAAATGCTTGTGTAAATTCTGTCTGGGGTGACCCCTCTTGAGGCCTTTGATGGGCGTGCTGGACTTCTCCCCCCCAGTGGCCTCCATGGATGGCAGCAGCTTCAGGATGTGTCTGTGGTGGGGGCCTTGCTGGTGGTTGACTACCTGGAGGTTTGGGAAGGTCTGGTTCACGCCTTCCTCACCCCTCGCTGAGCTTGTGTTGTTGGGGACTGTCCCTTCCTGGATGCCACTCGGTACCTTTGGTCTAACAGAGGCAGAAGAGCTGGATTCTGTTGAGTTCATGCCTAGAAAAAAGGAGTGGGGGAGAGCTTTTCTATATTTGGGGATCTGTAtattcctcctcttcctgttcATCTTCAAACCAGGCCAGATAACGCAAGATGTGAACTGTTGGAGCTTAAGAGTAATTTATACTGCACGTTTTCGTAAGGACTCTAACGGCACTTTTACGTGGAAGGTAAAAACTAAACCTAACAGCTAAACTCACTTCCTCATGGCAAAACCAACAGCATCCTCAGGGACCCAACATCTGAGCTTCAGGGCAGCTTCTCCTACGCTTCACGTTCAGAGCAGACCCATGAATGTTCAGGGTTCTAGTCAACTCTTAATTGTGCTGATTATTCACAAAACTAATCTAATTCCTTTACTCCTCCTCCTTTTGACCATTTCAGGATACAATGGTAAAATTGAGACTATAACTAAGGTAGGGAAAAAGAGCTCAAACTCAGTTCCAAATCCAACCAGGGAAAGCTTTGGTGAGAAAAgtcagtgaataaaacaaagcagGACTTAGCATCTGCTATTAATAGATTAGTAAATTTTGGGCAGCTTAGTGGACTTCTTTCAGAGAAGCTTGCACATACTCCTGGTGTGAGAGCCAGGGATTTCGAGTCCCAAGAGACAGGACCTAGCCTGCATCCTTCACTGAGAAAACCTGGACAGTTCATTTGAGCTCTTTGagcccatttcttcatttcaaaatgGCGGTTGTGAGAAGGCCCTCCTTACAGAGTTATCATGAAGGTCCAGTGTAATCACACACAAAGAGTATGCTAGAAAGCACAACTCAAGTTGGCTATCATCTCATGAAAATTAATCAAAAAGGacttggaaataaataataaattttatattctgcctGACGTCCAAATCCTAACAACTAGGATACTTGATGAAGGgcataaagttaaaataattggaaaaattaaacttataggcgcacctgggtggctcagtcggttgagcgtctgactttggctcaggtcatgacctcacagtttgtgggttcaagccccatgtcgggctttgtgctgatggtgtgaagcctgcttcagattctctgtctccctctctctctgcccctcccccagtggctctctctcaaaaataaacattaaaaaactttttttaaagaaaaaaaattaaagttcttattttccaaatgtgaATGCCAGGTATGTTCAACATGCTACAAATGTGCTTGTTTCCtgaaacttctttctttctccttttatgcCCCAACTTGTTTCTAATATTCATCCTTCCCTTCCAGGCATCATGGTATTTTCTCCCCTtatccctccttctttccttctggctgtGTCTATCCAGGATTGATTCCATGTTGGAAAACTGAGTCTGGATGGAACCTTGAACATCATGTATTTAACAAGTTTGAAACCAAGGCCTGAAGAAGTGACTTACATAAGGTCACACACTATCTTTATTTCTCTcgttcttatttttaaacttgatgTGACCTAGTTTTTAGATATTTGATTCCCCCCAACAGAAAACCTGAGTCTAAATGTTTCTAATGCATGCAAAGAAGCCAGATTAAATTAGCCACGAAATGGAGGCCCTTCCTCAAAGGGTGACTTTGGAATATACAAAACGGAGAAAACATCCTCCGTACAAGCCCATTTTCGGTAGTTCCACTGGGTTCAAAACCTTTTTCAAATAAGTAACTCATGAGGTTAAGTTACCTTTGGGAATATAGGTGGAGGAAGGGACTTCATGGGATTCCATGTGCTCCGGGTATGAAAAGATGGCTGTGCCAGGGGAAGGTGAGGTCGTGCTGGAGGACGAAAGTGTGCCACAGACGTTGTCTGCTTCCTTGGTCCCCGGCTTGATCACCACCAGGTTCTGACTCAGACAGTCTGTGTATGCTTTGCATTTCATCACACTAGAAGGCACATCAGAGAAGGTACCCCGAGCACACTGCTTACACCGCACGTCCTCggtctctgtccctttcttccgCACACCCCAACCCACAGGACACACCGTATGGGGGGTGCAGGTACCATTAAACTGGAACATGCCAGGTGGGCAAGTGCATTCTCGGTCAGTCAAGGCAGCACAGGGTAATTTCTCAACCATCGGCCATGGGCATGGCTGACTACAGTCATGGCATTTCTCTATGCCATTCTCATGCCTGGTAAAGGTCCCCACAGGGCAGCTACTACAGACACGCAGGCTTGTGTTGGTACAGTGCTCGGACACATACGTTCCTGCCGGACATTTGTCACAGGTTAGCACCTGGCCAGTGGCACGGTCCACATGGTGGTATTTGCCAATGAGATTTGGGGCCTTCTGTTCTGGCTGAGCTGTGGTGGTGCTAAGGAATCCaagctgaaagaaataaaaggggagggagaagggataaAAACCAAGAAGGTGTTAGATGGgaacagaggagaagaaagaaaagaacaccaCAACCACCATCGCTCCCATTAGAGATCCAACCAGTCCCATAGCCTCTTAACACTACGGCAGCAACACAGTAGGAAGAGACCAAGACTCTGATTCCATCCTGAGGCCTGATTTGGTTTTGTTGCGTGACCTGTGCCtcaacttccttctttttctgtctgtAGTGACATGAAGTTGATAATACCGCTCGAATCGATTACAAAAAATCAACTGAGAATATGAACATGAAAACACTTTGTAGTTCATATTCAAAATGCTGTataggggcgcttggctggctcagttggtggagcttgCAACCCTTCacctcaaggtcgtgagttcaacccccatggtgggcatagagcttacctaaattttttttcaaattaaaaaaaaaaattgtttttaaatgctgtgtAGAAGTGAAAAGTCCTAATGCAAGAAGAAACTAACTTCCTGAACAGTTGTCTTCCTTCTCCTGGCCCAAATGTTAAGTTGCCATTGCTTGGTACCAGGACAAAGCAACTGAGAAGTATGACAGCGTCTATTTAAGCTACTTCTGCTTATGGTACCAGATTACCCACATGGGGTTAACTGATAATGCATGattttttcaaagcttttctCTATGCAACGCCAAacattctttggttttgtttcatttgcaaaACAGAGGCAGGCCCTTGGCATTCTTAATTTGCTTTCAACAATAGAGTTGATGCTTTTAGATGTACATCCTGTTCTGCTCAGCCTCTGAAGACCATGGTTGCGGGAGCATGGACCTACAGACACCTAGGGGGTCCAAACACAAAGCTGGGTCCAGCAGGGACTCAACAGATGTAAATTTAATTCATAGGACGGAAACTTCACCCAGCTAGATTTTACACTAGCTTCCAAACTGAAACCTTCAGAGAAAGTAAATTATATTTGTGGTACTAAATCTTGAGGTCCTTCTGAGaggggagaaaaatatttaagaatgaatATTAAGAGAGAGCTTTTCTGCAAGAATGAAGGTTGAGAGGGTCCAACAAGAAAGTTCCCACTGCCCTCTTCAAAATGAAGAGAGGTCAAGCGTCAAGAAAATAATGGCTGCCTCAAACTACCAGATACCCATCAGGGCAATTTCCTTCTAAATTAAAACCAATAACTAGGAGAATGAAAGcagaattttttcaaaaattgatCAGAATTCCTGTCTCCTTAGCACCCTGCAACTTAACCCAAGATTCAGTTCCCCTCCACTGCAAAATTTAACTAATTGAATCAAAAGTGTCATCCCTTACTCTCGCCCAGGGCCACCTCCAGTTAAACAACCatactgaaaacaaatttttagcTTGTGAGAATCTAGTCATCGTTTCTTTAAtctgagacacacaaaaaagagctAGTGGTTGATTTTTCTTGGTAAGAAACTTAACTGCAGGTTGGACtgtgaagaaaaagaatctcCTGCTTAATAATGATAAATTCTCTACTATCATCCCCTTTTTTGCttctggctttctttccttttcttggtcATTCTGTTTGCAAAATCAGCCCAGCCACACTCTTCTGAGCATTGCAGACGTATTAGATTGAGGGAAGAAAGCCCATCACCAGCGTGTGGAGCCCCAGTTCCATTTGTGAAGCACATGAGGACAAATCTCGTCCCCATCTCCTTGACACTAAGGACCGACCCAAGAGGTCGCAAAAGTGGCCCTACTCTATGTTGCTCCAAGTTCCTTTATATGTAGCTTCTGAGTGCAAAAGCGCTTCTAGATGGACACAATGTTCTGGAAGTTTGAAAGATgtataaacaacccaaatggcaGGTTATTACACTTGTGTAAAGGAGATAAATCGGAGAACATACGGGAGATCTGGCCAGAGAGTGGTGGTCAGGACAACCACCACCTTGCTGTGCAACGTATGGGCTCTGAGTCTGGCCCCTACCTGTGCAAGGCTAGACAGTCAGCCAGGCATCTACTCCAGGGTGGCTCTGCAGAACAAGCATAGTGGTGaatagcagtgtgtgtgtgtgtgtgtgtgtgtgtgtgtgtgtgtgtgtgtgtccaggcgTGGGGTTGGAGCTTGTCTTCTATAGCTTCACTTCACTCCCCAGGGTGCACCCTTCTCAGGGATGCATCAGCCCCTGACTACCGAATTACCAGAGGTCCCCACCCCTCCGGCGGCACACGAAACCCATTTCCAGATCCCACTGCACCCCCGCTCTTCGCCACTCATTAAGTAGATGTttcagttctctgttcctttagaATAATTTGTCAGATTTCTAACTGAAGCAAAGCTCGGGGCTCTTTAACTGCATTATACTAAGTAACCCACTTTACAGACAATGGGGCTCTAAAAACGGACCTTTCAATTACCTCATGTTACAGGAGGCAATTCTGGCTCCTACACACGAGTTAACAATGATGCCTCAGCATCTCACCCGGACTGAATGCTAGAAATGAGATTTGTGCAGAACTAGGCATCTTGAACGCACTGGACAAACGTGCAGTGAAGACCTACTACGTGTATACGAGGCACCATGTCACCGGCTGACAACGGAGCCCTGTGAACTCCATTCCAGCCCCATGCAGTGCACCTTCTAAAGCAAGGTGGACAGAAACAACGAATTACATCAGGTATTACTTAATTCCAATTGAGATTACTGCTA
This window contains:
- the TNFRSF21 gene encoding tumor necrosis factor receptor superfamily member 21 produces the protein MGTSANSSTALASCSRVARATMIAGSFLLLGFLSTTTAQPEQKAPNLIGKYHHVDRATGQVLTCDKCPAGTYVSEHCTNTSLRVCSSCPVGTFTRHENGIEKCHDCSQPCPWPMVEKLPCAALTDRECTCPPGMFQFNGTCTPHTVCPVGWGVRKKGTETEDVRCKQCARGTFSDVPSSVMKCKAYTDCLSQNLVVIKPGTKEADNVCGTLSSSSTTSPSPGTAIFSYPEHMESHEVPSSTYIPKGMNSTESSSSASVRPKVPSGIQEGTVPNNTSSARGEEGVNQTFPNLQVVNHQQGPHHRHILKLLPSMEATGGEKSSTPIKGLKRGHPRQNLHKHFDINEHLPWMIVLFLLLVLVVIVVCSIRKSSRTLKKGPRQDPSAIVEKAGLKKSMTPTQNREKWIYYCNGHGIDILKLVAAQVGSQWKDIYQFLCNASEREVAAFSNGYTADHERAYAALQHWTIRGPEASLAQLISALRQHRRNDVVEKIRGLMEDTAQLETDKLALPMSPSPLSPSPIPSPNTKLENSTLLTVEPSPLDKNKGFFVDESEPLLRCDSTSSGSSALSRTGSFITKEKKDTVLRQVRLDPCDLQPIFDDMLHILNPEELRVIEEIPQAEDKLDRLFEIIGVKSQEASQTLLDSVYSHLPDLL